In Vigna unguiculata cultivar IT97K-499-35 chromosome 3, ASM411807v1, whole genome shotgun sequence, a single genomic region encodes these proteins:
- the LOC114178400 gene encoding probable serine/threonine-protein kinase PIX7 isoform X1, giving the protein MKVVSMETEKKCGCWAVLKRGVRGACKPSASRDSANTIPRTSLVYDAATETRYLNASNRELCPPIEARLSSDNPDPPPQENKAACQLLQFSFQELKAATGNFRPDSILGEGGFGYVFKGWIEEDGTSPAKPGSGITVAVKSLKPDGLQGHREWVAEVDFLGQLHHPNLVKLIGYCIEDDQRLLVYEFMTRGSLENHLFRRTVPLPWPNRVKIALGAAKGLAFLHNGPEPVIYRDFKTSNILLDTEYNAKLSDFGLAKAGPQGDKTHVSTRVVGTYGYAAPEYVMTGHLTAKSDVYSFGVVLLEILTGRRSMDKKRPSGEQNLVSWARPYLADKRKLYQLVDPRLELNYSLKGVQKISQLAYSCLSRDPKSRPNMDEVVKALTPLQELNDLAILSYHSRLSQQGRRKKKDGTPHITYTQSKSMRASPLNTSKQHR; this is encoded by the exons ATGAAAGTTGTGAGCATGGAGACAGAGAAGAAGTGCGGTTGCTGGGCTGTCCTTAAACGCGGAGTTAGAGGTGCGTGCAAACCTTCAGCTTCCAGAGACTCTGCTAACACTATCCCTCGTACTAGTCTCGTTTATGATGCAG CAACCGAGACAAGATACCTGAATGCTAGCAATCGAGAACTTTGTCCTCCCATTGAAGCTCGATTATCTTCTGACAACCCTGATCCCCCACCCCAGGAGAACAAGGCTGCATGCCAGCTCCTTCAATTTTCATTTCAAGAACTTAAAGCTGCAACTGGAAATTTCAGACCTGATAGCATTCTCGGGGAAGGTGGCTTTGGTTATGTTTTCAAAGGATGGATTGAGGAAGATGGAACCTCGCCAGCTAAACCTGGGTCAGGGATTACAGTGGCTGTCAAAAGCTTGAAGCCAGATGGCCTTCAGGGCCATAGAGAATGGGTG GCTGAAGTTGACTTTCTTGGACAGCTTCACCATCCTAACCTTGTGAAACTTATCGGTTACTGCATTGAAGATGATCAACGGCTTCTTGTTTATGAGTTTATGACCCGTGGAAGTCTAGAAAATCATCTATTCAGAA GAACCGTACCTCTCCCGTGGCCCAACAGGGTTAAGATTGCCCTTGGTGCAGCAAAAGGATTGGCCTTCCTCCACAATGGTCCAGAACCTGTCATTTATAGAGATTTTAAAACATCTAATATTTTGCTTGATACG GAGTATAATGCAAAGCTTTCAGATTTTGGTCTAGCAAAAGCAGGACCTCAAGGAGACAAAACTCATGTTTCAACCAGAGTAGTTGGAACTTATGGTTATGCTGCTCCAGAATATGTGATGACAG GGCACTTGACTGCTAAAAGTGATGTTTATAGCTTTGGAGTTGTGTTACTTGAGATACTAACAGGAAGAAGATCAATGGACAAGAAGCGTCCGAGTGGGGAGCAAAATCTTGTTTCTTGGGCTAGGCCATACTTAGCTGACAAGCGAAAGCTGTACCAGCTTGTGGATCCTCGTCTGGAGCTAAATTATTCTCTAAAAGGAGTGCAGAAGATTTCCCAGCTAGCTTATAGTTGCCTCAGCAGAGACCCTAAATCTCGCCCCAACATGGATGAAGTTGTGAAAGCGCTGACTCCATTGCAGGAGCTTAATGACCTTGCAATTTTGTCTTATCACTCTCGCTTGTCTCAACAAGGGAGACGGAAGAAGAAAGATGGGACTCCACACATCACATACACACAATCCAAGAGCATGAGGGCCTCTCCTTTGAACACCAGCAAGCAGCATCGATGA
- the LOC114178400 gene encoding probable serine/threonine-protein kinase PIX7 isoform X2, producing MKVVSMETEKKCGCWAVLKRGVRATETRYLNASNRELCPPIEARLSSDNPDPPPQENKAACQLLQFSFQELKAATGNFRPDSILGEGGFGYVFKGWIEEDGTSPAKPGSGITVAVKSLKPDGLQGHREWVAEVDFLGQLHHPNLVKLIGYCIEDDQRLLVYEFMTRGSLENHLFRRTVPLPWPNRVKIALGAAKGLAFLHNGPEPVIYRDFKTSNILLDTEYNAKLSDFGLAKAGPQGDKTHVSTRVVGTYGYAAPEYVMTGHLTAKSDVYSFGVVLLEILTGRRSMDKKRPSGEQNLVSWARPYLADKRKLYQLVDPRLELNYSLKGVQKISQLAYSCLSRDPKSRPNMDEVVKALTPLQELNDLAILSYHSRLSQQGRRKKKDGTPHITYTQSKSMRASPLNTSKQHR from the exons ATGAAAGTTGTGAGCATGGAGACAGAGAAGAAGTGCGGTTGCTGGGCTGTCCTTAAACGCGGAGTTAGAG CAACCGAGACAAGATACCTGAATGCTAGCAATCGAGAACTTTGTCCTCCCATTGAAGCTCGATTATCTTCTGACAACCCTGATCCCCCACCCCAGGAGAACAAGGCTGCATGCCAGCTCCTTCAATTTTCATTTCAAGAACTTAAAGCTGCAACTGGAAATTTCAGACCTGATAGCATTCTCGGGGAAGGTGGCTTTGGTTATGTTTTCAAAGGATGGATTGAGGAAGATGGAACCTCGCCAGCTAAACCTGGGTCAGGGATTACAGTGGCTGTCAAAAGCTTGAAGCCAGATGGCCTTCAGGGCCATAGAGAATGGGTG GCTGAAGTTGACTTTCTTGGACAGCTTCACCATCCTAACCTTGTGAAACTTATCGGTTACTGCATTGAAGATGATCAACGGCTTCTTGTTTATGAGTTTATGACCCGTGGAAGTCTAGAAAATCATCTATTCAGAA GAACCGTACCTCTCCCGTGGCCCAACAGGGTTAAGATTGCCCTTGGTGCAGCAAAAGGATTGGCCTTCCTCCACAATGGTCCAGAACCTGTCATTTATAGAGATTTTAAAACATCTAATATTTTGCTTGATACG GAGTATAATGCAAAGCTTTCAGATTTTGGTCTAGCAAAAGCAGGACCTCAAGGAGACAAAACTCATGTTTCAACCAGAGTAGTTGGAACTTATGGTTATGCTGCTCCAGAATATGTGATGACAG GGCACTTGACTGCTAAAAGTGATGTTTATAGCTTTGGAGTTGTGTTACTTGAGATACTAACAGGAAGAAGATCAATGGACAAGAAGCGTCCGAGTGGGGAGCAAAATCTTGTTTCTTGGGCTAGGCCATACTTAGCTGACAAGCGAAAGCTGTACCAGCTTGTGGATCCTCGTCTGGAGCTAAATTATTCTCTAAAAGGAGTGCAGAAGATTTCCCAGCTAGCTTATAGTTGCCTCAGCAGAGACCCTAAATCTCGCCCCAACATGGATGAAGTTGTGAAAGCGCTGACTCCATTGCAGGAGCTTAATGACCTTGCAATTTTGTCTTATCACTCTCGCTTGTCTCAACAAGGGAGACGGAAGAAGAAAGATGGGACTCCACACATCACATACACACAATCCAAGAGCATGAGGGCCTCTCCTTTGAACACCAGCAAGCAGCATCGATGA